One Drosophila willistoni isolate 14030-0811.24 chromosome 2R unlocalized genomic scaffold, UCI_dwil_1.1 Seg167, whole genome shotgun sequence DNA segment encodes these proteins:
- the LOC6646687 gene encoding rRNA-processing protein UTP23 homolog: MKISRFKKSHKTLVYFASNFEYREPYQVLIDATFCQAALQHQIGIEEQIRKYFQCPAKLLTTQCVILEAESLGAPLTGATSIVKKFHVHKCGHEGKPVPAAECIKSMTKDNRYIVASQDRLLQESLRKVPGRCLLYLHKATPVLEAPSKASRKWVQKRAKNLMLGKQVEKIDFMKEQQGLKNTEVTKKVNPKKSKGPKNPNPLSCKKSKKDRTQQTKPQIHKVDQTGITKAKRKRKKIPAHVKAALSKV; encoded by the exons atgaaaatatcacGTTTTAAAAAGTCGCACAAGACTTTGGTGTACTTTGCTTCAAACTTTGAGTACCGCGAGCCCTACCAGGTGCTAATTGATGCCACATTTTGTCAAGCAGCTCTTCAG CACCAAATTGGCATTGAAGAGCAAATTCGTAAATACTTTCAATGCCCAGCTAAGTTATTGACCACGCAGTGCGTTATTCTCGAGGCCGAATCCTTGGGAGCACCTCTAACTGGAGCCACCAGTATAGTAAAAAAATTCCACGTGCATAAATGTGGACACGAGGGAAAACCTGTGCCTGCTGCCGAATGCATCAAATCTATG ACAAAGGACAATCGCTATATAGTTGCCTCTCAGGATCGTCTATTGCAAGAGAGTCTACGCAAGGTTCCTGGCCGATGTCTGCTCTACCTACATAAAGCCACCCCTGTCTTGGAAGCTCCGTCGAAAGCCTCCAGGAAATGGGTGCAAAAGCGTGCTAAGAATTTAATGCTGGGCAAGCAAGTAGAAAAGATTGACTTTATGAAGGAGCAGCAAGGATTAAAGAACACTGAAGTGACAAAGAAAGTGAATCCAAAGAAAAGTAAAGGTCCCAAAAATCCGAATCCATTATCATGTAAAAAGAGCAAAAAGGATAGAACACAGCAAACTAAACCCCAAATACACAAAGTAGACCAAACCGGCATAACTAAGGCGAAACGAAAACGCAAAAAAATACCAGCTCACGTTAAAGCAGCACTCAgtaaagtttaa
- the LOC6646679 gene encoding enolase, whose translation MVSILVTRSCLKWRCCPNILATAPTTSVQKNTLAFSSKSAARPAGSLNESLPFGFQFFKYKSFCSEDNMTIKAIKARQIYDSRGNPTVEVDLTTDLGLFRAAVPSGASTGVHEALELRDNDKANYHGKSVLKAVAHVNDTLGPEVIKANLDVVDQAAIDNFMIKLDGTENKSKFGANAILGVSLAVAKAGAAKKNVPLYKHIADLAGNKEIILPVPAFNVINGGSHAGNKLAMQEFMILPTGATSFTEAMKMGSEVYHHLKNVIKAKFGLDATAVGDEGGFAPNIQSNKEALVLISDAIAKAGYTGKIEIGMDVAASEFFRDGQYDLDFKNPQSDKSQWLSPEKLANLYQEFIKEFPIISIEDPFDQDHWDAWTNLTSNTKIQIVGDDLTVTNPKRIATAVEKGACNCLLLKVNQIGTVTESIAAHLLAKKNGWGTMVSHRSGETEDSFIGDLVVGLSTGQIKTGAPCRSERLAKYNQILRIEEEIGAGVKFAGKSFRKPQ comes from the exons ATGGTAAGCATTCTCGTTACTCGCAGTTGCTTGAAATGGCGTTGCTGCCCCAACATTCTGGCAACAGCTCCAACAACGTCAGTGCAAAAAAACACTTTGGCTTTCAGTAGCAAATCAGCAGCCAGACCAGCCGGAAGTTTGAACGAGTCTCTCCCATTtggatttcaatttttcaaatacaaaagtttttg ttcAGAAGACAATATGACCATCAAAGCGATCAAAGCCCGTCAAATCTACGACTCCCGTGGCAACCCCACTGTTGAGGTCGATCTGACCACCGATTTGGGTCTGTTCCGTGCTGCAGTCCCCTCTGGTGCCTCCACTGGTGTGCATGAAGCTTTGGAGCTGCGCGACAACGATAAGGCCAACTATCACGGCAAGTCCGTGCTGAAGGCTGTTGCCCACGTCAACGATACTCTGGGCCCCGAGGTGATCAAGGCCAATTTGGATGTCGTTGATCAGGCTGCTATTGATAATTTCATGATCAAATTGGACGGCACTGAGAACAAGAGCAAGTTCGGTGCCAACGCCATTTTGGGTGTGTCCCTGGCTGTGGCCAAGGCTGGTGCTGCCAAGAAGAATGTTCCTCTGTACAAACACATTGCCGATTTGGCTGGCAACAAGGAAATCATTCTGCCAGTGCCCGCTTTCAATGTGATCAACGGTGGCAGCCATGCTGGCAACAAATTGGCTATGCAGGAGTTCATGATTCTGCCAACTGGAGCCACTTCCTTCACTGAGGCCATGAAAATGGGCTCTGAGGTGTACCACCATCTGAAGAATGTGATCAAGGCCAAGTTCGGTCTGGATGCCACCGCTGTCGGTGATGAGGGTGGCTTTGCCCCCAACATCCAATCCAACAAGGAGGCTCTGGTTCTGATCAGCGATGCCATTGCCAAGGCTGGATACACTGGCAAG ATTGAGATCGGTATGGATGTTGCTGCCTCTGAGTTCTTCCGTGATGGACAATACGATCTGGACTTCAAGAACCCACAGAGCGACAAGTCGCAATGGTTGTCGCccgagaaattggccaacCTGTACCAGGAGTTCATCAAGGAATTCCCCATTATTTCCATTGAGGATCCCTTCGACCAGGATCATTGGGATGCCTGGACTAACTTGACCTCCAACACCAAAATCCAAATCGTTGGTGACGATTTGACTGTGACAAATCCCAAGCGTATTGCCACCGCTGTGGAGAAGGGAGCCTGCAACTGCCTGTTGTTGAAGGTCAACCAAATCGGTACCGTCACTGAATCCATTGCCGCTCATTTGCTGGCCAAGAAGAACGGCTGGGGCACCATGGTCTCTCACCGTTCCGGCGAAACTGAGGATTCATTCATTGGTGATCTTGTCGTCGGTCTGTCCACTGGTCAAATCAAGACTGGTGCTCCATGCCGCTCTGAGCGTCTGGCCAAATACAACCAGATCTTGCGCATTGAGGAGGAAATCGGCGCAGGCGTCAAATTCGCTGGCAAGAGCTTCAGGAAACCCCAGTAA
- the LOC6646678 gene encoding dehydrogenase/reductase SDR family member 7 — protein MTFLEFLLILLVLYYVIYVLLWIVLDCNVALWYKSRFGVSLSSMRGQVVWITGASRGIGRALALSLARHGVRLVLSARRVEQLEQVQSECLAAARGLLAQKDVLILPMDMLELEKHQSHLYTVLNHFEKLDVLVNNAGRSQRANWTDISVEVDRELFELDVFSVVHLSRLVVRYFLEQNGGRGHLAATSSIAGFSPVPFSATYCAAKHALNAYLLALKVEQRKLDITIFAPGPVATDFLQEAFTGSQGTKVGLSTANQKRLTAERCGELFAVSLANKMDLTWCGLFPVNFLAYCARNSTLTKILAQFMTEKTLNKIREGKL, from the coding sequence ATGACCTTTCTAGAGTTTCTTCTAATTTTGCTGGTCCTTTACTATGTGATCTATGTCCTGCTGTGGATCGTTCTCGACTGCAATGTTGCTTTGTGGTACAAATCTCGATTTGGAGTGTCGCTGTCGTCCATGCGTGGGCAGGTGGTTTGGATAACCGGCGCTTCGAGGGGAATTGGTAGAGCTCTTGCATTGAGTTTGGCCCGTCATGGTGTGCGATTGGTGTTAAGTGCCCGCCGAGTGGAGCAACTGGAGCAAGTACAGTCGGAATGTTTGGCAGCGGCTCGGGGCCTTTTGGCCCAAAAGGATGTGCTGATATTGCCCATGGATATGCTGGAATTGGAGAAACACCAGTCGCATCTCTACACAGTCCTGAATCATTTCGAAAAGCTCGATGTGCTGGTGAATAATGCCGGTCGATCTCAGCGTGCTAACTGGACAGACATTTCAGTGGAAGTGGATCGAGAGCTTTTCGAACTGGATGTTTTTTCGGTGGTCCATCTTTCTCGTCTGGTGGTGCGTTACTTTCTAGAGCAGAATGGTGGACGTGGTCATTTGGCAGCTACTTCCAGCATAGCTGGCTTTAGTCCTGTCCCCTTCTCAGCCACCTACTGTGCGGCCAAACACGCTCTTAATGCCTATCTCTTGGCCCTGAAGGTGGAACAGCGTAAACTGGATATAACAATATTTGCTCCAGGTCCTGTTGCCACAGATTTCCTGCAAGAAGCCTTCACCGGATCACAGGGTACGAAAGTCGGTCTAAGTACGGCAAATCAGAAGCGTCTGACAGCGGAACGTTGTGGCGAATTATTCGCTGTATCATTGGCCAATAAAATGGATCTCACCTGGTGTGGTCTCTTCCCAGTTAATTTTTTGGCCTACTGTGCTCGTAACTCAACATTGACTAAAATCCTGGCACAATTCATGACCGAGAAAACGCTAAACAAAATACGCGAGGGAAAATTGTAA
- the LOC6646682 gene encoding exosome complex component RRP40, translating to MANSISNTTIVMPGERVTSIEDLAKSKRVILGPGLRRLDDTVVASKAGPLRHKDPNTFWVDNYQRRYVPARGDLVLGLVKAKAGDLYRVDIGSADTASISFLAFEAATKKNRPDLNPGDLIYARVLNASADIEPELVCVNSNGKRGKLGVLSDGFFFKCSLNLGRVLLRENCPALTALTRQLPYEIAVGVNGRIWLKARSMRETMALSNSILSLEQTNYSQIDRICGDLGEVLQE from the coding sequence ATGGCcaattcaatttcaaacaCAACCATTGTGATGCCAGGAGAACGTGTCACTAGTATAGAGGATTTGGCCAAGAGCAAACGAGTGATATTGGGACCCGGCCTAAGAAGATTGGACGACACAGTGGTTGCAAGCAAAGCGGGACCACTGCGGCACAAGGATCCAAACACATTTTGGGTGGACAACTACCAGCGACGTTATGTGCCGGCACGCGGAGACCTTGTGTTGGGCTTGGTGAAGGCCAAGGCAGGCGATCTTTATCGTGTTGACATTGGTTCTGCCGATACGGCATCCATTTCATTTCTGGCCTTTGAGGCGGCCACGAAAAAGAATCGACCGGACCTGAATCCCGGCGATTTAATCTATGCCCGCGTCCTGAATGCCAGTGCTGACATTGAACCCGAACTGGTGTGTGTGAATTCGAATGGAAAACGTGGCAAACTGGGCGTCCTCAGCGATGGTTTCTTCTTCAAATGCAGTTTAAATCTGGGCCGCGTGCTCTTACGTGAGAATTGCCCTGCATTGACCGCCCTTACCCGGCAATTGCCCTACGAGATTGCTGTGGGCGTCAATGGACGCATCTGGTTAAAGGCGCGCTCCATGCGGGAAACTATGGCCCTATCTAATTCCATTTTATCGTTGGAACAAACAAACTACTCACAAATCGACAGGATTTGTGGGGATCTAGGCGAAGTGCTGCAAGAATGA